In the genome of bacterium, the window GAGAAGCCGCGGGACCTGCTGCGTCGCACGGTCGAGCGCCTGCGCCAGGCGACCGAGATCGTGCAGGGCCTGAGCGACCTGACGCGCGGCCCGCTGCACCAGGGCCAGGACGTGCGCGACGTGAACCTCAACCGGGTCGTCGCCGCCCTGCTGGACGGCCAGCAGTCGCTGATCGAGTCGCGGGGGCTGCGCGTCGAGGCCCGCCTGCCGGCCGAGGACGTGCTGCTGCGGGCCAGCGAGACCATGGTCGAGAAGGTCCTGGGCAACCTGGTCAGCAACGCGGTGCGCTACAACCGCGACGGCGGCCGCCTGATCGTGGAAATGCACGACCTGGGCGACGCCGTGCGCGTGTCCGTGGCCGACGAGGGCATCGGCATCAGGACCGAGGACCTCGGGCGCATCTTCGACGAGTTCTACCGCACGCCCGAGGCCAAGGCGGCCTCGTCGCTGGGGACGGGTCTGGGCCTGCCCATCGTCAAGCGGTTCATCGAGCAGATGGGCGGCGAGATCGCGGTGACCAGTGAGCCGGGACG includes:
- a CDS encoding HAMP domain-containing sensor histidine kinase; the protein is ADKAKIDFFRYVSHEVKTPVVTAQSAVEAVLAVAGADMAEKPRDLLRRTVERLRQATEIVQGLSDLTRGPLHQGQDVRDVNLNRVVAALLDGQQSLIESRGLRVEARLPAEDVLLRASETMVEKVLGNLVSNAVRYNRDGGRLIVEMHDLGDAVRVSVADEGIGIRTEDLGRIFDEFYRTPEAKAASSLGTGLGLPIVKRFIEQMGGEIAVTSEPGRGSTFTATLRRT